A section of the Papio anubis isolate 15944 chromosome 2, Panubis1.0, whole genome shotgun sequence genome encodes:
- the BCHE gene encoding cholinesterase isoform X2, whose translation MHSKVTIICIRFLFWFLLLCMLIGKSHTEDDIVIATKNGKVRGMNLTVLGGTVTAFLGIPYAQPPLGRLRFKKPQSLTKWSDIWNATKYANSCYQNIDQSFPGFHGSEMWNPNTDLSEDCLYLNVWIPAPKPKNATVMIWIYGGGFQSGTSSLHVYDGKFLARVERVIVVSMNYRVGALGFLALPGNPEAPGNMGLFDQQLALQWVQKNIAAFGGNPKSVTLFGESAGAASVGLHLLSPGSHSLFTRAILQSGSSNAPWAVTSLYEARNRTLTLAKLTGCSRDNETEIVKCLRNKDPHEILLNEAFVVPYGTLLSVNFGPTMDGDFLTDMPDILLELGQFKKTQILVGVNKDEGTAFLVYGAPGFSKDNDSIITRNEFQEGLKIFFPGVSEFGRESILFHYTDWVDDQRPENYREALDDVVGDYNIICPALEFTKKFSEWGNNAFFYYFEHRSSKLPWPEWMGVMHGYEIEFVFGLPLERRVNYTKAEEILSKSIVKRWANFAKYGKY comes from the coding sequence ATGCATAGCAAAGTCACAATCATATGCATCCGAtttctcttttggtttcttttgctctgcatgCTTATTGGAAAGTCACATACTGAAGATGACATCGTAATTGCAACAAAGAATGGAAAAGTCAGAGGGATGAACTTAACAGTTCTTGGTGGCACGGTAACAGCCTTTCTTGGAATTCCCTATGCACAGCCACCTCTTGGTAGACTTCGATTCAAAAAGCCACAGTCTCTGACCAAGTGGTCTGATATTTGGAATGCCACAAAATATGCAAATTCTTGCTATCAGAACATAGATCAAAGTTTTCCAGGCTTCCATGGATCAGAGATGTGGAACCCAAATACTGACCTCAGTGAAGACTGTTTATATCTAAATGTATGGATTCCGGCACCTAAACCAAAAAATGCTACTGTAATGATATGGATTTATGGTGGTGGTTTTCAGAGTGGAACATCATCTTTACATGTTTATGATGGCAAGTTTCTGGCTCGAGTTGAAAGAGTTATTGTAGTGTCAATGAACTATAGGGTGGGTGCCCTTGGATTCTTAGCTTTGCCAGGAAATCCTGAGGCTCCAGGGAACATGGGTTTATTTGATCAACAGTTGGCTCTTCAGTGGGTTCAAAAAAATATAGCAGCCTTTGGTGGAAATCCTAAAAGTGTAACTCTCTTTGGAGAAAGTGCAGGAGCAGCTTCAGTTGGCCTGCATTTGCTTTCTCCTGGAAGCCATTCATTGTTCACCAGAGCCATTCTACAAAGTGGATCCTCTAATGCTCCTTGGGCAGTAACATCTCTTTATGAAGCTAGGAACAGAACATTGACCTTGGCTAAATTGACTGGTTGCTCTAGAGATAATGAGACTGAAATAGTCAAGTGCCTTAGAAATAAAGATCCCCACGAAATTCTTCTGAATGAAGCATTTGTTGTCCCCTATGGGACTCTCTTGTCAGTAAACTTCGGTCCAACCATGGATGGTGATTTTCTCACTGACATGCCAGACATATTACTTGAACTTggacaatttaaaaaaacccagaTCTTGGTGGGTGTTAATAAAGATGAAGGGACAGCTTTTTTAGTCTATGGTGCTCCTGGCTTCAGCAAAGATAACGATAGTATCATAACTAGAAACGAATTTCAggaaggtttaaaaatattttttccaggcGTGAGTGAGTTTGGAAGGGAATCCATCCTTTTTCATTACACAGACTGGGTAGATGATCAGAGACCTGAAAACTACCGTGAGGCGTTGGATGATGTTGTTGGGGATTATAATATCATATGCCCTGCCTTGGAGTTCACCAAGAAGTTCTCAGAATGGGGAAATAATGCCTTTTTCTACTATTTTGAACACCGATCCTCCAAACTTCCGTGGCCAGAATGGATGGGAGTGATGCATGGCTATGAAATTGAATTTGTCTTTGGTTTACCTCTGGAAAGAAGAGTTAATTAcacaaaagctgaggaaatttTGAGTAAATCCATAGTGAAACGGTGGGCAAATTTTGCAAAATATGG